CACAGCGAGCCGCAGCCGCGGCCTTCGTTGCCGGTAAGTCCACCATCAATGATCCCCAGCATAAGCGTCCCGATTCACTCGACACCATCGCCTTCAACTACATCAACGAGCACGGCAAAGATCTCCACGGACAGCCGCTCGGCCAGTACATGGTGCATGGCATTGGCCATCTCGTCGGTATCGATGTCCACGATCCCTGGGAATACTCCAGGCCTCTCGACAAAGGTATGGTCTTCACCATCGAACCCGGACTCTATCTACCCGAAGAGAACATCGGCGTCCGCATCGAAGATGTCTTCTACGTCGGTCCCGATGGTAAGCTCATCGATCTCGTAGAGAAACTTCCTCACGAAGCCACGGATATCGAAGCCGCGATGAAAAAGTAATCTCTGTTCGCGAGCACGAAAAAGCCCGGCATCACGCCGGGCTTTTTCTCATCCACCCACAAAAACTACCAGCGAATACCAACCGTGATTGGGAAGTATCCCGTACGCTTGTTGTTCTCTGGATAGTACGAGTTCACCGAGTTGGAGCTGGGCTGGTTGTCGACCCAGACATACCGCGCCTCCGCATACAGCTTCTCCGAAGCAAATCGCGAGAACCGGTAGGTAAAACCGATACCGCCATTCACACCGCCAGCATTATTCGAATAGTGATCGAAGGTCTGGTTCTGGGTGAACTGGTAGCAGAAGCCGAAGAAGTCGCAGAACACACCGGTCTGCGGAAGAGTCCAGTTCGTAATCTTACGGTAGAAGCCGCCACCGCCGATCACGTACGCCCCCACCGAATCACCCTGATAGAAGGTGTACATCGGATTCAGCGTGAACGACCACATGTGCGCATTGCCATCGAGGCCCGCAAGGCTGATGGGATTTCCATTGCTGTCGACAAGGTTGAGATTGGTGTAGCGAGCATATTGACGATTGATGTTTCCACTCGTCAGACCGAGCTTGTCATAGTCATATTGCAGCAGCACGGCAAACTTTTTGCTGAAGTTATATCCAGCGCCCACCTGGAACTTCCAGCTTGTGCCAAGCTCTTTACCTGCAGAGCCTGTGGGCAGGGTAAAGCCTGCGCCAGCGTTGAAAGTATATTTGTTCGAACCATCAGGATTATGCCAACGATCGCTGTAATTGGTGCGGCGTCCATAGGTGCGGCGCGGTGGCGGCTGGTCTTCTCCAAAACGTGGCATAAAGTTTTCTGCCGAGGCCACCTCATCGCTGCTCGAAGCACTCGAGCTGTAGTTCAACTCTGCCGGTCGAGTCAGATCAATCGGAGCCATCAGACTCTTCTTCAGGTCAATGGCCTTTCCTGCATCCGGTGCTGGTGCGGCAGACTGTGCATAGAGGCACACGCTCGTCCCCGCACTCAAAAAAGCTACAGCGGCGGCGTAGGCCACCGTTCTGGAGAGACGGTTGTTGCTCGTCATGAAATGCATCCTTCTAGCTCCCCTTGATAAAAATCTACTGGTTCTCTAACCCTAACTCACAGCGCTTGTTGTGTAGGACGCGTGAAATTAGAAATTGGATGACAATATCTCGTTCAGTTTGTGACAAAAAGACAAAGGAAAAGGGCATCCTTCGTTCGGGATGCCCACGTATTGTTTTCCTTATTCTACCGCTTAGTGGATGTCGAATTGCTCCGGATGGAGGCTCGGGTCCGACTTCACCAGAATCGTCTTGCCCACCATCTCTTCCATCTCCTGCAGCCACTTCGTCGAAGACTTCAGTTGCTTCACCACATCGGGATGCACACGCAGCATTACATCGTTGCGGTCCAGGTGCTTCGACATCTTCCGCATCTCGACATAGATGTCGTTGCACACTGTCACCGGCGACTTCACCATGCCCGTTCCCGCGCAAATGTTGCACTGCGTCGAAAGCGTACGCTCCAGCGACTGTTTCACGCGCTTGCGCGTAATCGCCACCAGACCAAAATCGTTGAACTGAAGAATCTTCGATGGAGCACGATCGTTCTTCAACTCCTCTTCCAGTGCCGCCATCACCTTCTGACGATTCTTGCGCTCATCCATATCAATGAAGTCGATAATGATGATGCCGCCCAGATCGCGCAATCGGATCTGACGCACAATCTCCGGGATTGCATCCAGGTTCGTCTTCACAATCGTGTCTTCCAGACGCGCCGTTTTACCGACATACTTGCCGGTGTTGATATCGATCGCGACCAGGGCTTCGGTCTGGTTGATCACAATCGATCCACCGGACTTCAGCCACACCTTCGAACGCAGCGCCTTGTTGATCTCCTCAGTGATGCCGAACTGTTCGAACAGCGGCGTCTCCTTGGTGTACAGCTTCACGCGGCGAATCAGGCTCGGCTGGAAACGCTGCAGGAAGCGAAGAATCCGCTCGTAGTTGTCTTCACTGTCGACCCAGATCGCCGAAAAGTTATCCGTCACCTGGTCACGCAGAATGCGCTCGACAAGATTGAGATCGTGATAGATCAGCGCCGGCGACTTCGAGGACTCCGACCGCTGCTTGATGTCGGCCCACAGGTTCAACAGGAATCGCAGATCGCTGCGCAGCTCTTCTTCCGTCGCTCCAGCCGCAGCCGTGCGAACAATAAAGCCACCTGCTGCATCGCCTTTCTCGCTCAGCAGAATCTCCTTCAGCCTGCGACGCTCGCCATCCGACTCAATCTTGCGTGAGACACCCGTATGGTTCACCGTCGGCATAAACACCAGGAACCGGCCCGGCAGAGCAATATGCGATGTAATTCGCGCACCCTTCTTGGCGATCGGCTCCTTGGCGATCTGGACCAGGACCTCCTGGCCCGGCTTCAGAAGCTCGGTGATCGCTGGAAGATCGGTCGCCTGCACCGAGCTGCGGCCACGACGGCGATCTCCACCGCCCGTGTGACGCACTCCGCGCCCTCCGCGGCGATCTCTACGGCCACGACGGCGATCAAACTCACGCGCAGGCTCCTGCTCAGTCGCTGCACCGTCGGCCACTGCACCGGTTTCACTCTCTTCGGAGTCTTCCTCGTCCGTCAGGCCTTCGTCTTCTTCAGTTTCATCCTCGACAGCGTACTCGGCTCCTGCTGTCTCGTAGCTCCCATCGTCGACGGCTTCTTCCTCTTCGAAATCTTCTTCTTCCAGCGCAGGAGCCGTGACCTCGTCGATCGACATCTCGCGGATCATCGTCCCCAGATCCGCAGCGCCCTCCAACGTCTCCTCCTCATCGAAATCATCCAGCTCTTCGATCGAGCTGGCAAACAAGGTATCCGGATCGAGGGCCGCTCCATGAATGGCTCCTTCTTCGATTCTGTCCGCTGCATGTTCGAACGCCTGCTGCTCTGCCTCTGTCTCGACTGTGCTGACTTCCGGCTCAGGCGAAACCATCTCGCCACTGGCCTCGATCGAAGTCACCTCGTGAACCTCCGCCGCCACCTCTGGTTCTTCTGGCGCGGTCGCATGAGTCTCTACAAATTCGTGCTGCTCAATCTCGACGTGCGGTAGCTCAGAGTGATG
This portion of the Edaphobacter sp. 4G125 genome encodes:
- a CDS encoding outer membrane beta-barrel protein — its product is MTSNNRLSRTVAYAAAVAFLSAGTSVCLYAQSAAPAPDAGKAIDLKKSLMAPIDLTRPAELNYSSSASSSDEVASAENFMPRFGEDQPPPRRTYGRRTNYSDRWHNPDGSNKYTFNAGAGFTLPTGSAGKELGTSWKFQVGAGYNFSKKFAVLLQYDYDKLGLTSGNINRQYARYTNLNLVDSNGNPISLAGLDGNAHMWSFTLNPMYTFYQGDSVGAYVIGGGGFYRKITNWTLPQTGVFCDFFGFCYQFTQNQTFDHYSNNAGGVNGGIGFTYRFSRFASEKLYAEARYVWVDNQPSSNSVNSYYPENNKRTGYFPITVGIRW
- a CDS encoding Rne/Rng family ribonuclease, which encodes MSKEIYISSTPHETRLAIVESDALSEVYYERENEYTLAGSIYNGRVTRVLPGMQSAFVDIGLERDAFLYITDFMEEAGDSADFEGEGSHKNGGRREGASGSGEGRGRRDRRDRNGSRERQQNAEGGAASEREEYVRQDGPSEGAEEQDSEQARGEGEGVSSAEGSRRWRGRRRRGRGRGRQQSAEGEQTVEPQQEGEEYGAPIEIDGSTEAVEAVLESAPETEQPSDEGFHRSEDRGRGRRDRGGRDRGRRAPRGFAPRTSLYGLEGSGEEYSTEKDQPEPGHEAIVLPGESLSKYRKPGEEEPVASAAKPAPVVAAPTAPGYEIPAGWDGGLVLPGESLSRRRRKDPPVAAPVPEVVEETTTEELASAPLEEKPAEPVEYEPTEETSVSYRFDPVPPSEFRQSAPVEEPVESPVEEVAAHHSELPHVEIEQHEFVETHATAPEEPEVAAEVHEVTSIEASGEMVSPEPEVSTVETEAEQQAFEHAADRIEEGAIHGAALDPDTLFASSIEELDDFDEEETLEGAADLGTMIREMSIDEVTAPALEEEDFEEEEAVDDGSYETAGAEYAVEDETEEDEGLTDEEDSEESETGAVADGAATEQEPAREFDRRRGRRDRRGGRGVRHTGGGDRRRGRSSVQATDLPAITELLKPGQEVLVQIAKEPIAKKGARITSHIALPGRFLVFMPTVNHTGVSRKIESDGERRRLKEILLSEKGDAAGGFIVRTAAAGATEEELRSDLRFLLNLWADIKQRSESSKSPALIYHDLNLVERILRDQVTDNFSAIWVDSEDNYERILRFLQRFQPSLIRRVKLYTKETPLFEQFGITEEINKALRSKVWLKSGGSIVINQTEALVAIDINTGKYVGKTARLEDTIVKTNLDAIPEIVRQIRLRDLGGIIIIDFIDMDERKNRQKVMAALEEELKNDRAPSKILQFNDFGLVAITRKRVKQSLERTLSTQCNICAGTGMVKSPVTVCNDIYVEMRKMSKHLDRNDVMLRVHPDVVKQLKSSTKWLQEMEEMVGKTILVKSDPSLHPEQFDIH